In Pseudomonas sp. MTM4, one genomic interval encodes:
- the flhB gene encoding flagellar biosynthesis protein FlhB produces the protein MSEQNSSQDKTEEASEQKLKKSRDDGQVTRSKDVATTVSLLVTLLVLKFSIGFFFDGMQQAFSYSYINFHESEMSLDDLQLILTHNLLLFVSVLLPLLITPILVIAFGLVPGGWVFASKNFAPKFSKLNPITGLGRMVGAQNWTELLKSLLKITTLLGVAIGQLYYAAPQLIALQRTDIANAIGGAFSLTFNLAISLLLVFVLFSLIDIPLQRFFFLKKMRMTKQERKEEHKNQEGRPEVKARIKQLQRQLAQRQISRVIKDADVVIVNPTHYAVALKYDPKKAETPFVIARGVDETALYIRKLAQANGLEVVELPPLARAIYFSTQVNQQIPAPLYTAVAHVLTYILQLKAWKQGRRAKPKLASDIHIPEELFNRART, from the coding sequence ATGTCTGAGCAGAACAGCAGCCAGGACAAAACCGAAGAGGCCTCCGAGCAGAAACTCAAGAAGAGTCGCGACGACGGCCAGGTCACCCGCTCCAAGGACGTCGCCACCACGGTCTCGCTGCTGGTGACGCTGTTGGTACTCAAATTCAGCATCGGCTTCTTTTTCGATGGCATGCAGCAGGCGTTCAGCTACTCATACATCAACTTCCACGAAAGCGAGATGAGCCTCGACGATCTGCAGCTGATTCTTACCCACAACCTGCTGCTGTTCGTCAGCGTGCTGTTGCCGTTGCTGATCACACCGATTCTGGTCATCGCCTTTGGTCTGGTGCCGGGCGGTTGGGTATTCGCCTCGAAGAACTTCGCGCCCAAGTTCAGCAAGCTCAACCCGATCACGGGCCTGGGGCGGATGGTCGGCGCGCAGAACTGGACCGAGCTGCTCAAGTCGCTGCTGAAGATCACAACGCTGCTGGGCGTCGCCATCGGCCAGCTATATTACGCAGCGCCGCAGCTGATCGCCCTGCAGCGAACCGATATCGCCAACGCCATCGGCGGTGCCTTTTCGCTGACGTTCAACCTGGCCATCTCGCTGCTGTTGGTATTCGTGCTGTTCTCACTGATCGACATCCCGCTGCAGCGCTTCTTCTTTCTGAAAAAAATGCGCATGACCAAGCAGGAGCGCAAGGAAGAGCACAAGAATCAGGAAGGCCGCCCCGAAGTGAAGGCGCGTATCAAGCAGCTGCAACGCCAGCTGGCCCAGCGCCAGATCAGCCGGGTGATAAAGGATGCCGACGTGGTGATCGTCAACCCGACGCATTACGCGGTGGCCTTGAAGTACGACCCGAAGAAGGCCGAGACGCCCTTCGTTATTGCCCGTGGCGTCGATGAAACCGCGCTGTACATCCGCAAGCTGGCCCAGGCCAACGGGCTGGAGGTGGTCGAACTACCGCCGCTGGCGCGGGCGATCTACTTCAGCACCCAGGTCAACCAGCAGATCCCGGCACCGCTCTATACCGCGGTCGCCCATGTGCTGACCTACATCCTCCAGCTCAAGGCCTGGAAGCAGGGTCGGCGGGCCAAGCCCAAGCTGGCAAGCGACATCCATATTCCCGAAGAATTGTTCAACCGAGCCCGAACATGA
- the fliR gene encoding flagellar biosynthetic protein FliR has protein sequence MQAGQYLQSLLGYWWPFCRIMAVFSLAPMFSHKSLSVRVRVLLAIALTVVLTAALPAAPALDPLSLKGILTAFEQIAMGLLLGLALMLVFTVFTLIGDIVSTQLGLSMAVFNDPMNGVSSASIIYQLYFILLALLFFAIDGHLVTVTIIYQSFVYWPIGSGIHFDGLQTIAWSMSWVISAALLIALPIVFCMTIVQFCFGLLNRISPAMNLFSLGFPMAIIAGLVLIYLTLPNLSEAYLHLTRELLDNIGEILRSGRDV, from the coding sequence ATGCAGGCCGGTCAGTACCTGCAATCGTTGCTGGGTTATTGGTGGCCGTTCTGCCGGATCATGGCCGTGTTCAGCCTGGCGCCAATGTTCAGCCACAAATCGCTAAGCGTGCGCGTCCGCGTGCTGCTCGCCATCGCCCTGACGGTGGTGCTGACGGCCGCGCTCCCAGCCGCGCCGGCGCTCGACCCGCTGTCGCTCAAGGGCATTCTCACCGCGTTCGAGCAGATCGCCATGGGCCTGCTGCTGGGCCTGGCGCTGATGCTGGTGTTCACCGTGTTCACCCTGATCGGCGATATCGTCTCGACCCAGCTGGGGCTGTCCATGGCAGTGTTCAACGACCCTATGAACGGCGTGTCATCGGCCTCGATCATCTATCAGCTGTACTTCATCCTGCTGGCGCTGCTGTTCTTCGCCATCGACGGGCATCTGGTAACCGTCACCATCATCTACCAGAGCTTCGTCTACTGGCCGATCGGCAGCGGCATCCATTTCGACGGGCTGCAAACCATCGCCTGGTCAATGAGCTGGGTGATTTCGGCAGCCTTGCTCATTGCCCTGCCGATCGTTTTTTGCATGACGATCGTGCAGTTCTGCTTCGGCCTGCTCAACCGCATTTCTCCAGCAATGAACCTGTTTTCCCTGGGTTTTCCCATGGCCATCATCGCCGGGCTGGTATTGATCTACCTGACCCTGCCGAACCTGTCGGAAGCCTATCTGCACCTGACGCGTGAGCTGCTGGATAACATCGGCGAGATCCTGCGGAGCGGCCGCGATGTCTGA
- a CDS encoding flagellar biosynthetic protein FliQ: MLTPDTAVNIISNAVHIIVLVVCVLVVPSLLGGLLISIFQAATQINEQMLSFLPRLLITLGMLVFAGHWILRTFSDLFIETFTQAGRLVG; the protein is encoded by the coding sequence ATGCTGACCCCCGACACCGCCGTCAATATCATTTCCAACGCAGTCCACATCATCGTGCTGGTGGTCTGCGTGCTGGTGGTGCCGAGCCTGCTCGGCGGTCTGCTGATCAGCATTTTCCAGGCGGCCACCCAGATCAACGAACAGATGCTGAGCTTCCTCCCGCGCCTGTTGATCACCCTCGGCATGCTGGTATTCGCCGGCCACTGGATCCTGCGCACGTTCAGCGACCTGTTCATCGAAACCTTCACCCAAGCCGGGCGGCTGGTTGGTTAG
- the fliP gene encoding flagellar type III secretion system pore protein FliP (The bacterial flagellar biogenesis protein FliP forms a type III secretion system (T3SS)-type pore required for flagellar assembly.), with protein sequence MKLRRGLVLLCLVLVSLFPLVAQAAGGEITLFNLNDTENGQEFSVKIQILILMTLLGFLPAMLMMMTCFTRFIIVLAILRQAIGLQQSPPNQVLVGIALIVTLLVMRPVWQEIHNTALEPFQNDEISLEQALDLSKDSLSGFMLAQTNKTSLETMVSLAGEQIPENLDDLDFSLLLPAFVLSELKTAFQLGFMIFVPFLVIDLVVASVLMAMGMMMLSPMMISLPFKLMIFVLVDGWALLMGTLTTSVQPF encoded by the coding sequence ATGAAACTGCGTCGCGGGCTGGTGCTGCTGTGCCTGGTGCTGGTCAGCCTGTTCCCGCTGGTGGCTCAGGCTGCCGGCGGTGAGATCACGTTGTTCAACCTGAACGATACCGAGAACGGTCAGGAATTCTCGGTCAAGATTCAGATTCTGATCCTCATGACCTTGCTCGGCTTCCTGCCGGCGATGCTGATGATGATGACCTGCTTCACCCGCTTCATCATTGTATTGGCGATCCTGCGCCAGGCCATCGGCCTGCAGCAGAGCCCGCCGAATCAGGTGCTGGTCGGTATCGCATTGATCGTCACGCTGCTGGTGATGCGTCCGGTCTGGCAGGAGATTCACAACACGGCCCTCGAGCCGTTCCAGAATGACGAGATCAGTCTGGAGCAGGCGCTGGACCTGTCCAAAGACAGCCTTTCAGGGTTCATGTTGGCGCAGACCAACAAGACCTCACTGGAGACCATGGTGTCCTTGGCGGGCGAGCAGATCCCGGAAAACCTTGATGATCTGGACTTTTCGCTGCTGCTGCCAGCCTTCGTGCTCAGCGAGCTGAAGACCGCTTTCCAACTGGGCTTCATGATTTTCGTGCCGTTTCTGGTGATCGATCTGGTCGTGGCCAGCGTGCTGATGGCGATGGGCATGATGATGCTATCGCCGATGATGATCTCGCTGCCGTTCAAGCTGATGATCTTTGTGTTGGTGGATGGCTGGGCCCTGTTGATGGGAACGCTGACGACCAGCGTGCAGCCGTTTTAG
- the fliN gene encoding flagellar motor switch protein FliN, producing MTGQLSDNEFENLINEGDLSLDAAEESAVAPTPQPQVPRQDLSFFGKIPVNVTLEVASAEISLKELMECDTSSVIVLDKVAGEPLDVKVNGTLFAKAEVVVMNGSYGLRIVELSGTSLDALTQ from the coding sequence ATGACCGGTCAACTGTCCGACAACGAATTCGAGAACCTCATCAACGAGGGCGACCTGAGCCTCGACGCGGCCGAAGAGTCAGCCGTCGCCCCCACCCCGCAGCCGCAGGTACCGCGCCAGGACCTGAGTTTCTTCGGCAAGATCCCGGTCAATGTCACCTTGGAAGTGGCCTCGGCGGAAATCTCGCTGAAAGAACTGATGGAGTGCGACACCAGCAGCGTCATCGTGCTCGACAAAGTGGCCGGCGAGCCGCTGGACGTGAAGGTCAACGGAACCCTGTTCGCCAAGGCTGAAGTGGTGGTAATGAACGGCAGCTACGGCCTGCGCATCGTCGAACTGTCGGGCACCAGCCTGGATGCACTGACCCAATGA
- a CDS encoding FliM/FliN family flagellar motor C-terminal domain-containing protein, with the protein MSGNSKVHHGVPAQSLTVLKPQKLGRHHHKIPQFIKETTNKNPRLIGDYFLRNYRISLELSKVDVQEPNKRPPDCIYRSPMGKVGFSIDRALLTEALECYYGGTIVPSQDTPPISTSEQRMRNRLGLDLTYIFARSILSGETFGELERYENDYEETSWEYVAEFEYISHLTNSRSSIFIHLDTDLVDELTSRLAGPLPNRQSGNPVDHIKHLPVRLDCVVASAQMPLSQVLGLQLNDILMVRPLDRYEVRINQQKLFRGTVFEEDGALFLTSLESVKSQ; encoded by the coding sequence ATGTCTGGCAATTCCAAAGTCCATCATGGCGTGCCCGCCCAAAGCCTGACTGTATTGAAACCGCAGAAGCTTGGCCGGCATCATCACAAGATTCCTCAGTTCATAAAAGAAACCACCAACAAGAATCCGCGCTTGATTGGTGACTACTTCCTGCGTAATTACCGTATTAGCCTGGAACTGAGCAAAGTCGATGTGCAGGAGCCCAATAAAAGGCCGCCAGACTGCATCTATCGATCCCCGATGGGGAAAGTTGGTTTTTCCATTGATCGCGCCCTGCTTACCGAGGCGCTAGAGTGTTATTACGGCGGAACTATCGTACCTAGCCAGGACACACCACCGATCAGCACATCCGAACAACGGATGCGTAATCGCTTGGGCCTTGACCTGACTTATATATTTGCGCGCTCGATATTGTCCGGTGAAACCTTTGGCGAACTCGAGCGGTATGAAAATGACTACGAAGAAACCAGCTGGGAGTACGTGGCGGAGTTCGAGTACATCAGCCATCTGACCAACAGCCGCTCGTCGATTTTCATTCATCTGGATACTGATCTGGTCGATGAACTGACCAGTCGCCTGGCCGGCCCGCTGCCCAATCGGCAGAGCGGCAACCCGGTCGATCACATCAAGCATCTTCCGGTACGCCTGGACTGCGTGGTCGCCTCGGCGCAAATGCCGTTGTCGCAGGTGCTCGGCCTGCAGCTCAACGACATCCTCATGGTGCGTCCGCTGGATCGCTATGAGGTGCGCATCAATCAGCAGAAGCTTTTCCGGGGGACTGTCTTTGAAGAAGACGGCGCCTTGTTCCTCACTTCACTTGAAAGCGTGAAATCCCAATGA
- a CDS encoding sigma-54 dependent transcriptional regulator, which yields MSYSCEELFAPAPASARKKVIIFDNAAETGSDFLNAGLRKEGCAVFSYASLNDLDNAALKNTALVFVFIGGVEEQTLYTQVESLMRRGRNISVIPVVQYADQEKAATLLELGCVDYLLSPFSDSQLSALLRRQEYADAAQESFVTCSKAGRRLLAMAQRVSLTRAPILITGETGTGKELMARYIHRFSANADAPFIAVNCAAIPEQMLESILFGHEKGAFTGAVTAQPGKFELANGGTLLLDEIGELPLGLQAKLLRVLQEQRVERLGGRKEIELNVRIIAATNRDLQLEVAEGRFRSDLMFRLDVLPLHISPLRERKEDVLPLARRFVAKYAPQEAGEELFTSDACRALLQHDWPGNARELENTVQRALVLRNGLFIQPQDLGLAAQPQAEVRAERPPQPIVETGKAALRASGKWAEYQHVIDTIRRFDGHKSKAAASLGMTSRALRYRLNAMREQGIELNF from the coding sequence ATGAGCTACTCATGCGAAGAGCTATTTGCTCCGGCGCCGGCATCAGCGCGCAAGAAAGTCATCATTTTCGATAATGCCGCCGAGACGGGTAGTGACTTCCTTAATGCAGGGTTGCGCAAGGAAGGTTGCGCGGTCTTTTCCTATGCAAGCCTGAACGATTTGGACAATGCGGCGCTGAAAAACACCGCCCTGGTTTTTGTATTTATCGGCGGTGTGGAAGAGCAAACTTTATATACGCAGGTTGAATCACTGATGCGGCGCGGCCGTAATATCAGTGTCATTCCGGTTGTGCAGTACGCGGATCAGGAGAAGGCCGCGACATTGCTTGAGCTGGGGTGTGTGGATTACCTGCTGTCGCCGTTCAGCGACAGCCAGCTCAGCGCCCTGTTGCGCCGTCAGGAATACGCCGATGCAGCGCAAGAGAGCTTCGTAACCTGCTCTAAGGCTGGCCGTCGCTTGTTGGCCATGGCCCAACGCGTATCACTGACCCGCGCACCAATTCTGATCACCGGCGAAACCGGCACTGGTAAGGAGCTGATGGCGCGTTACATCCATCGTTTCTCCGCCAACGCCGATGCTCCCTTCATTGCAGTGAACTGCGCAGCCATTCCCGAACAGATGCTCGAATCCATCCTGTTCGGACATGAAAAAGGCGCCTTCACGGGCGCGGTGACAGCCCAGCCCGGTAAGTTCGAGCTGGCCAATGGCGGCACCTTGCTGCTCGACGAGATCGGCGAGCTGCCGCTGGGCCTGCAAGCCAAGCTGCTGCGCGTGCTGCAAGAGCAGCGTGTCGAGCGCCTGGGCGGCCGCAAGGAAATCGAGCTCAACGTCCGAATCATTGCCGCGACCAACCGGGACCTGCAGTTGGAGGTCGCCGAAGGGCGCTTTCGCTCGGACCTGATGTTCCGTCTCGACGTGTTGCCGCTGCATATCAGCCCTCTGCGCGAGCGTAAGGAAGACGTGCTTCCGCTGGCCCGCCGTTTCGTTGCCAAGTACGCACCGCAGGAAGCCGGCGAAGAGCTGTTCACCAGCGACGCCTGCCGCGCCCTGTTGCAGCACGACTGGCCGGGCAATGCTCGCGAACTGGAAAACACCGTGCAGCGCGCGCTGGTGCTGCGTAACGGCCTGTTCATCCAGCCGCAGGACTTGGGCCTGGCGGCGCAGCCGCAGGCGGAAGTGCGTGCCGAACGCCCGCCGCAGCCCATCGTCGAGACGGGCAAGGCCGCCCTGCGTGCCAGTGGCAAGTGGGCCGAGTACCAGCACGTGATCGACACCATTCGCAGGTTCGACGGGCACAAGTCCAAGGCCGCCGCCAGCCTCGGCATGACCTCGCGGGCCCTGCGCTATCGCCTCAATGCCATGCGCGAGCAGGGCATCGAGCTGAATTTCTAA
- a CDS encoding flagellar hook-basal body complex protein FliE, with translation MSSIMQVQQDMLGRMQQLANVAEGPGIKPASQTAPDAGNVFMAAMRSVDAQQHHASAAAAAVDSGKSDDLVGAMIDSQKASVSFSALLQVRNKLTTAFDDVMRMPL, from the coding sequence ATGAGTTCAATCATGCAGGTGCAGCAGGACATGCTGGGCCGGATGCAGCAGCTTGCGAATGTCGCCGAGGGCCCGGGCATCAAGCCAGCCAGCCAGACGGCGCCGGACGCGGGCAACGTATTCATGGCGGCGATGCGTTCGGTGGATGCTCAGCAGCATCACGCCAGCGCGGCAGCGGCTGCGGTGGATAGCGGCAAGAGCGACGATCTGGTCGGCGCGATGATCGACAGCCAGAAGGCCAGCGTGTCGTTTTCCGCGTTGCTGCAGGTGCGCAACAAATTGACCACGGCGTTCGACGACGTCATGAGAATGCCGCTGTGA
- the fliF gene encoding flagellar basal-body MS-ring/collar protein FliF — MLEKLKSKLPAGGLQLDPRVTLAGMAVIAAALAVAVAFYLWRDNGSFRPLHGAGEAFPVSEVMQVLDGEAVQYRIHPQSGQILVREEQLSHARMLLAAKGVKVAMPAGYELFDKEEPLGTSQFVQDVRLKRSLEGELARTVMSLKGVQHARVHLAQEENSSFVVSKRAPAKASVMLQLEPGYKLGADQVGAIVNLVAGSVPNLKPEDVGVVDQYGALLSRGLNVGGGPAQNWGAVEDYQQKAVANIEQVLAPVLGNGNYRISVAADIDFSQKEETFQSYGDTPRLRREVLSNESALDQLALGIPGSLANRPVAPPQEGEEAPAEGETKGATSLREESTRQLDYDQSVVHVKHAGFALRQQSVAVVLNADAAPEGGWSDEARAELEAMVRSAVGFKQERGDLLTLSVLPFAAVEVINGHVPWWENTQIHSLVKLGVAGLIALLLLLIVVRPAVRSLTKRNDEPVTETLEGALASAPVQSAIEAETRAALTSPRPTATDGAHIFGELNPLSEIRLPAPGSGLELQIEHLQMLAKNDPERVSEVIKHWIGRNERDLNPAS, encoded by the coding sequence GTGCTTGAGAAATTAAAGAGCAAGCTGCCTGCCGGCGGCCTTCAACTTGACCCGCGGGTAACGCTCGCCGGCATGGCGGTGATCGCCGCCGCGCTGGCCGTGGCCGTGGCGTTCTACCTGTGGCGCGACAATGGCTCGTTCCGCCCGCTGCATGGCGCCGGCGAGGCCTTTCCAGTTTCAGAGGTAATGCAGGTGCTCGATGGCGAGGCCGTGCAATACCGCATCCATCCGCAGAGCGGACAGATTCTGGTGCGTGAGGAACAGCTGTCGCATGCGCGTATGCTGCTCGCCGCCAAGGGCGTGAAGGTGGCGATGCCGGCCGGCTACGAGCTGTTCGACAAGGAAGAGCCGCTGGGCACCAGCCAGTTCGTTCAGGACGTGCGTCTCAAGCGCAGCCTGGAGGGCGAACTGGCGCGTACGGTGATGTCGCTCAAGGGCGTTCAGCATGCCCGGGTTCACCTGGCACAGGAGGAGAACAGTTCCTTCGTGGTCAGCAAGCGTGCACCGGCCAAGGCATCGGTGATGCTGCAGCTGGAACCCGGCTACAAGCTGGGCGCTGATCAGGTCGGCGCGATCGTCAATCTGGTCGCCGGCAGCGTGCCCAACCTCAAGCCCGAAGATGTCGGCGTGGTCGATCAGTACGGCGCGCTGCTCTCGCGCGGGCTGAATGTCGGCGGCGGCCCGGCGCAGAACTGGGGCGCGGTGGAGGATTACCAGCAGAAGGCCGTAGCCAATATCGAGCAGGTGCTGGCGCCGGTGCTGGGCAACGGCAACTACCGCATCAGCGTCGCTGCGGACATCGATTTCAGCCAGAAGGAAGAGACGTTCCAGTCCTATGGCGATACGCCGCGTCTGCGTCGCGAGGTGCTGAGCAACGAAAGCGCACTGGATCAACTGGCACTGGGCATTCCCGGCTCGTTGGCGAATCGCCCCGTGGCGCCGCCCCAGGAAGGCGAGGAAGCGCCGGCCGAAGGCGAAACCAAGGGCGCGACCTCCCTGCGTGAGGAATCCACGCGCCAGCTGGACTACGACCAGAGTGTGGTCCATGTGAAACACGCCGGCTTCGCCCTGCGCCAGCAGAGCGTGGCGGTGGTGCTCAACGCCGATGCCGCGCCCGAGGGCGGCTGGTCCGACGAGGCGCGCGCCGAGCTTGAAGCCATGGTGCGCAGCGCTGTTGGTTTCAAGCAGGAGCGCGGTGATCTGCTGACCTTGAGCGTGCTGCCCTTCGCGGCGGTGGAAGTCATCAATGGACACGTGCCTTGGTGGGAGAACACCCAGATCCATTCGCTGGTCAAGCTCGGCGTAGCGGGCCTGATCGCCTTGTTGCTGTTGCTGATCGTGGTACGCCCGGCGGTACGCAGCCTGACAAAGCGCAATGACGAACCCGTCACAGAAACGCTTGAAGGCGCGCTCGCCTCTGCCCCGGTGCAAAGCGCTATCGAAGCCGAGACCCGCGCCGCCTTGACCAGCCCGCGCCCGACGGCGACCGATGGGGCGCACATTTTCGGTGAACTCAACCCGCTCTCGGAAATCCGCCTGCCGGCGCCGGGCTCGGGTCTGGAACTACAGATCGAGCACTTGCAGATGCTCGCCAAGAACGACCCGGAACGCGTTTCGGAAGTCATCAAGCACTGGATAGGCCGCAATGAAAGAGACCTCAACCCAGCCAGCTGA
- a CDS encoding FliG C-terminal domain-containing protein: MKETSTQPAESASGSSKEIKARPVQLRSVSSLDQAAILMLSMGDDISAGILRNFSREEIISISQAMARLSNVKQPMVSDVISRFFDDYKEQSSIKGASRTYLSGMLGKALGGDITRSLLDSIYGEEIRAKMAKMEWLDPKQFAALIAKEHAQMQAVFLAFLPPGMATDVLECMPAERQDELLYRIANLNEVNSDVIAELEQLIDRSLQVLSNQGSQVRGVKQAADIMNRFKGNRDQMFELLRAHNEDLVTKIEDEMYDFFILSRQNQDVLQTLLEVIPLEEWVVALKGAEPALVKAIQAAMPKRQAQQMESINRRQGPVPLSRVEQVRKDIMAVVREMSADGDLQVQLFREQTVE; this comes from the coding sequence ATGAAAGAGACCTCAACCCAGCCAGCTGAGTCGGCATCCGGCTCAAGCAAGGAAATCAAGGCGCGCCCGGTGCAGCTGCGCTCGGTGAGTTCGCTGGACCAGGCGGCGATCCTCATGCTGAGCATGGGCGATGACATTTCTGCCGGCATCCTGCGCAACTTTTCTCGCGAAGAAATCATCAGCATCAGCCAGGCGATGGCGCGGTTATCCAACGTCAAGCAACCAATGGTTTCCGACGTGATCAGCCGCTTTTTCGACGATTACAAAGAGCAGAGCAGCATCAAGGGCGCTTCGCGCACCTATCTGTCGGGCATGCTCGGCAAGGCGCTGGGCGGCGACATCACGCGCAGCCTGCTGGACTCCATCTATGGCGAGGAAATCCGCGCCAAGATGGCCAAGATGGAATGGCTCGATCCCAAGCAGTTCGCCGCGTTGATCGCCAAGGAGCACGCGCAGATGCAGGCGGTGTTCCTCGCGTTCCTGCCGCCGGGCATGGCCACCGATGTGCTCGAATGCATGCCGGCCGAGCGGCAGGACGAGCTGCTCTATCGCATCGCCAACCTCAACGAGGTCAACAGCGACGTCATCGCCGAGCTCGAGCAGCTGATCGACCGCAGCCTGCAGGTGCTCTCGAACCAGGGCTCGCAGGTGCGCGGCGTCAAGCAGGCGGCAGACATCATGAACCGCTTCAAGGGCAACCGTGACCAGATGTTCGAGCTGTTGCGCGCGCATAACGAAGACCTGGTGACCAAAATCGAGGACGAGATGTATGACTTCTTCATCCTCTCGCGGCAGAACCAGGATGTACTGCAAACCCTGCTTGAGGTGATCCCGCTGGAAGAGTGGGTGGTTGCGCTCAAGGGCGCCGAGCCCGCGCTGGTCAAGGCAATTCAGGCCGCGATGCCCAAGCGTCAGGCGCAACAGATGGAGTCGATCAACCGCCGCCAAGGTCCGGTGCCGCTGTCGCGGGTCGAGCAGGTGCGCAAGGACATCATGGCGGTGGTCCGCGAGATGTCCGCCGACGGCGATCTGCAGGTACAGCTGTTCCGCGAACAGACGGTCGAGTAA
- the fliH gene encoding flagellar assembly protein FliH — protein sequence MSIKIIKGEGRSWRPFRFPPRVRTAAEMSDSVAGDPAALQRAVADGFQEGIDKGYEQGLEQGREAGHREGFERGIEDGKAIGREEGRAQGRKAFDEAARPLDQLIESVERFRHDFEQARREQLLELVQKVSKQVIRCELTLHPTQLLSLAEEALAAMPGDQEDVRILLNPEECTRIKELAPERAAAWRLVPDEKLALGECRVITAESEADIGCQQRLDSCMDTLAEHIKAEA from the coding sequence ATGAGCATCAAGATAATCAAGGGCGAAGGCCGCTCCTGGCGGCCGTTCCGTTTTCCGCCGCGCGTGCGCACCGCCGCTGAGATGTCCGACAGTGTTGCCGGGGACCCGGCTGCGCTGCAACGCGCCGTCGCCGATGGTTTTCAGGAAGGTATCGACAAAGGCTACGAGCAGGGGCTGGAGCAGGGCCGCGAAGCTGGCCACCGCGAAGGCTTCGAGCGCGGTATCGAGGATGGCAAGGCCATCGGTCGCGAGGAAGGCCGTGCCCAGGGCCGGAAGGCTTTTGACGAGGCGGCACGGCCGCTGGATCAGCTGATCGAAAGCGTCGAGCGTTTTCGCCACGATTTCGAGCAGGCGCGTCGCGAGCAGTTGCTGGAACTGGTGCAGAAGGTCTCCAAGCAGGTGATTCGTTGCGAGCTGACTCTCCATCCGACTCAGCTCTTGAGCCTGGCCGAGGAAGCCTTGGCGGCCATGCCCGGCGATCAGGAGGACGTGCGCATCCTGCTCAACCCCGAAGAGTGCACCCGGATCAAGGAACTGGCGCCCGAGCGGGCGGCGGCCTGGCGTCTGGTGCCAGATGAAAAGCTGGCGCTCGGCGAGTGCCGCGTAATTACTGCCGAATCCGAAGCCGACATCGGCTGCCAGCAGCGTCTGGATTCGTGCATGGATACGCTGGCCGAACACATCAAGGCAGAAGCCTGA